One Vanrija pseudolonga chromosome 5, complete sequence genomic window, TCGCTTGGGTCGTCGCTACCCATGACGATTACCGGTGTGCATCCTTGGCCTACTGGCTCATTCCAtaggctgctgctgccccagGCAAAGCCAGAGACTGACTCAAACTGTCGCAATCGCTAACTGCCTGCAAAGCTATTCTAATCCAGCCAACCAGAAGTAATCCCCTCAATGGTGCAACACCTGCTGCACCCGAATGCATTGTCATGGCAGATACCGCGCAGAGAGGGGGAGGCATATTACTGAGGCGCAGGCGGATGCCCTACCCGTCAAATGCTGCGGGTTGGGCACGGAAATCCCTCGTCAAGCCAGAGTAGCAAGGTGGCACCACACTGTAGtgctcggcgctgacgtAGTGAATGTTGGCTTTGGCTGTCTGGTGGCGCCATGTTTTGCCACCCTGCGGTGGCCATGATCCCGCCTGTGCGCCAGAGTGTCGATCTCCCTACCTTTGGGTCAAGCAAGAATTGCCCTCTTgggcgtggggtgggggatgTATTTCGTGCTTGCTGCgtgctactgctgctgctgctgctgccgcaaTGCTGTTATTCTGCTAATTGTCTAGCGGGTGTCTTCAAGCCCCGTGACCTCGCCCATACCTGCCAAGCAGGGCGCCGGGCGCCAGTGTCCAGTCGTTTGCTTGCGTGCCCGGCTACTACGGCGTGTTGCAATCTGCCCCAACAAATCGAACGTGAGGGCACTTTGGTTCCGTAATAAGAACGTGCCAGCATGCCATTAGCCCATTAGCCCATTAGCTAGCCTCCAGTGCCGTGTGCCGTGCGTGTCCCTTGCCTTGCGGGAACTACTCTAGCCACGTTTGGACATTTGCGAGGCTAGTAAACAACGCCGTGGCATGACATGTGTGTGTCGTTTGTGTCTATGTTTGTTTGTGGCGGGGGAAATGACGACTAACACTCCGACAACAACGTGATGGTCACCATGGCGACTGGCGACCTggtccagccagccagccagccagccagccagccagccagccagcccagccagccaacccaGCACCGTGGGAGTGGCCGCAACTTGAACCCTTCTCATACACCCACGTCCATTAGGTTTGGGGATTACAACATGTCTTATTAGGACGGGGGGGGGCGACGGGTGGCCCTGAGTCGTTTGCTCGGCGTGCGGGCTTGTAGCAGCACCAGGGGTCTGTGGAACGAAAcggcccacgccgccgctctcctcgccgcactcgctcgctcggcgcccaCTGCGGCGCACGTTTAGGCAGTATTCGTGACGCCCGTGTGTGTCGCCTCGTTTCATTCGAGCACATTAGATGATGGCAGCAGGGGTGGCTGAtcggcgcgcgccaggcTGCGATTCGATTCGACGGACACTGGCCGTGGTTGAGGCCCCGGCCGACGATCCGATAGCACCGACAGGTGGGCTGGCATGCAGGCTGGCAGAGCGCGCAGAGCAAAGCAAAGCACGCCACGGTGGtgcgagcagcagcctcgaGCTCAGGCCTGCAACGTGCCactttgtcgtcgtcgtctctgcggcctccttggcaaAGTCTGGCCCAGCAGACACACCTTCGCCCCGTAACTGTAACCGTGTCACCGTGCATGGTTACACTGGCATTTTCGACTAATTAAAGCGCATTGCACGAGCCCCTGCGTGCGTCGCATCATAACGTGCTTAGCTACCCTAGCTAACCTAACCCCCCTGTCCCCCCGTCGTCCCAGGTACCCACGACCCAGGCAGTGTTAGCACCCAACGTGGCACGGTGTTGGCCAATGCTTTCGCTcggccgcagcgccgacggaaacgtgcggggcggggtgcggGGTGAGCTCGAGCGACCACCCGACAACCCACCCGCCCCACCCACGGGTGCTCATGCATGCTCATACCCGTCTCGGATGGAAATTTTGACTCTGCCTCCTCCCGACGTGACCAGGGCGACAGCACGCACGTCGCACCCACCCGGCACCCGGCACGCCCGGCATCCCTCCGTCTTTGGTTTCTCGCTCGCAcgacgctcctcctcgtcgtcggctacTCTGGCCAGGCACGTTCCAGGTGCCACTGTCAGGCCCACCACTGGGATCCAGGTTTGACGTGACACGTTTTCGGAGCAAAGGACGAGCACGGAGCAAACGCGCCACATGGTGCGGGACGCTGCCAAGTTGCCGGCTGCCCTGGGTGGTGCTGGTTTTCACGCGCTCtcctcgcccagccagccagccagctcgtgctcgcgcgcgttAGCTACTATCTGGAATGGCGCGTACGCGTCAGTACTGACACGAGTCATGAGGCGTATTCGTGAGTTGAATGAGTTGGGTTATGCGCACAGGCGACACGCGCCCACGCCACATTGCGAGCTGGtggcgtgctcgctcgtTACTATCTGCccgcgtgcgcgtgcagcTGCCTATTCGTGGCACTGTGCTAGTAGCAGCGATAGTCCGTGATCGACAGCCGAGGACCGTGAGGCTGCTCCGAAAAACTCTCCTACGGCTACTGCACCACACTGCCATTGTCCAACCACATCGCGCCGCCGATAaggcggtggcgaggtgtAGCATGGTAGTTCGCAATGTTTGGTATTGTTGACGACGCGCGGGTACACGGGCAGCACACGAGCACCCCGGCGGGCACTGGCCGCCCGCGAGAACGAGTCAAAGTCCGTTGGAGCAGGGGAGCCTTCGAGAAGGTCGCCGCAGGATAGCagctggtgctgctcgtgTGATGTGGCAGGTTCACAGGTGGACGTACAGGCTGGCTCCTGCAAATTTACCCCCGCCCTGACTGACCGAACCGAACCGATCGGAGAGTCACCCATgcccgccgtcgttgccATGGTCCGCTccaccggcgacgacgtcatgGCGGAGCTCGGtggtggacggcggcgaagggTGGTGAGGGGGCGAGAGTCGTGCGAGCACCAGGCCGGGCCGTTGCCCGACCGACTGTCTGACCTACTACAGAACCTGCGCGCCGGGAGCTCCTGCCCGACGGCAACCCGAACCgaacgcacgcacgcacgcagccaGCGTCATGTCAGTCGTTCATTATCCCGAAACACATCCTGACAAGACAACGGCAACCCTTGACTCCCACTAACCCCCTCCTGGCGACTCCCGGCCGACTCCCACTCGCCTCGTGCCGGACTCCCACTCTCTCACATTACAGCACACGTTACGGAATCTACAGgtctgctgctggctgcgcAGGTCTAGAATTACTACAGTTGCTTAGGTGTTTGTTTGGTTGGTGGTGCGAGTgacgtcgtcgctcgtcggtcgttgcttgcttgctcccTCGCttggcatcgtcgtcgatcaTTTTCGGCCGGCGGCCCATCATGTCATCACTCGTGGCGCCGAGAATGCCGTCGCAAGTCGTCTTCTGTGGCACCGCTatcgccgagcggcgcggcaccgTCTCGTGGCACCGTCGGCTCACCCAGTGGCGCCGTCTGGCAAGTGGCACTGGGCTGGGTCGGTGCCACCATCATTGTCCAGTGGCGCCGTCTCATCCAGTGCCACCCTCATCCAGTGGCACCGCCATCATCCTCCagcgaccccgccgcccggcccACGCGTGCCCCGCttccgccaccgccggcgcacGGCCCCGCCCGTACCGTCGCCCTCGAACCCGCCGTGCAGGTCCCACAgcgcggccgacacggcgccgttggcggccagctcgaggtgggtgagcggcgacgaggggtagaagacggccgtcgcggcggtgccATCGACAAACACCTCAAGCACGCTgcggtcgagcacgacgaggagcgtgGCGTTGCGCTGCGTCCACGGCGTGGCAAGCCGCGGCGTGAAGCTCGTCGAGTTGAACCCGTTCGCGGTGCCGCGGTCGATCCACAGCTCGCtggcgctcacgccgccaGAGACGGACCCGCCCCCAGAAAAGGTATAGTTGagggtcgcgccggccgtgaCGTTGATCTCGAGGAGCACGGTGCCGGTCGCAGAAGCGTTCAGCCCCGCGTCCCACTTCCACTGTccgtcgccgtgcgcgctcgccagctggtccccgcgcgccgcgtcgaggccgtacggcgcgagcgacagcgtcgtcgtgccgctGGCGCCCTTGACGAGGCTCACCGCGCGGGGCAGGgtcagcgcgccgcgccacgacTCGCCGGCAGTCGGTACCCGCGCAGCATACTGCACGTTGTTCGCCCAGGAgatcgcgacgccgccgctcgggTCGACGATCCCCCCGCTCGCGTCCTTGCCCCACTCGACTGGTGTCGGCCCCGCGCTGGGGGTGAAGGCCCCGCCGGCGAACTCGCCGACGTAGTATACCTGCGTttcgccgccgagcggcgcgtcggtcgtGGTCACGATGAGGAGGTAGCTGTCGCCGACCttcgccaagctcggcgctgcAAGCCGGCCGGAGCCGGCAAAGTCGCTTGCGTAGCTCCAGCTCTTCAGATCGCCACTCGTGTAGAACGCGAcgcgcgagtcgcgcgccacggcgagCACCCAGTCGCTGCCGACCCGCGTGACCCGCGGATCCCGCCCGCGGACATTGACTGTGCCCGCCGGTGTGAAGGTATACCCCCCGTCCGTTGACCCAGCGAGCGCCACGGTCGAGTTGAGCGTGTAGAACGCCACGACGCTCCCGAGCCCGCTGGTATTGTtcgcgtcgagcaccacgCTGCCGTTCCCTATGCCTGTGTCGCTTGCAGGCGGGTGCAGCGCGATCGGCGCGTTCGTCCACGCGTACAGATcgggcgaggtcgcgtgGCCCCAGTTGCCTAGGCCTGGgagcggggccgaggggTTGTCTGTGGCGTTGTGTCAGCtacgagcgagcgagggagtGGGTGAGGGAGTGAGGGAGTGCGAGGCATGGCGCGCCGTAGCCAAAGAGACACCCGGGTCCGAGGTCGGGACGCCAGCGCCACTGTCCATTGCCAAGCCCATGCCACCAACTCATACCGCCTCTGCTGTCCacaccgcccccgccgccgccacttaCACTGGTAATACACATGCCATGTGCCGTTGTCGTCCTTGAACAAGCCGTTCGGGTCGGAGAGGTATCCCTGGGGGTGGGTCAGttggctctggctcgggcTGGGTctgccgtcgacgccgtcatgCGTCGCCACCATCCCCGCCCTCCTGCGTctcccctcgcctcgcgcctacggcgctcggcatcggcaaCTCACCACCGGCGGACTATAGTGCACCCTCGGCCTCAACTCGCCGCCATAATCCCCCCGGATCGCCTGGCCCGTCGGGATGCCCTGCGCGTACTGgtgcgtcgaggtcgcgaaGGGCGTCAGGcctgcgggcggggcggcgccaGACGTCGGGGTGGGGACGAGTGCGGGGACGCTGTCTGCCCCGGAGGCCAGGCGCgcgctcagcagcagcgtgccgCCCAAAAGACAGCTTCGGAGTATCATGTCGTGCGTTGTGTGTGCGTTCAATCAGTGCTTGTCAGTGATAGTGTAGACGCAAGCAGCCATAGCAGTTCATCGTCTTTTCTCGCCGACAGGTGCTGCAGCACAAGCACCAGCGACATCATCTTACGTGGGGCCTGGGGCCCACTCGGCAGTCGGCGTCACCTGCcgtgccccgcgccgccacctaCGCAAACATTATGGTGGTGGCTACATAGGCGCTTGTAGGCGCACGTCACTGCGTGcatgcgccggcgccagaaCAATAAGCAAACAGACGCAAGCAAGCGCAGAAGACGCAGGGCAGCAAGATCTGAGTGCacactgcggcggcggccaactCAACTTTCTGcccccactgccgccgctgtgCCCCGCTTGTGCTACTTGTGCGGGGATCGGCACATGACGCCCGAATCGACTTTTTTATCAGTGGAGCTAGTCTCCGCTTGCTTTGCCCTTGGAGCGACCAAGCTTAGCTTTTGTGCGCCGCTTGCACTCGCTTACCCCCTCGACTCCTCGCTCATGCCGCGGCCTCGTGCTCAATCCCTGGTCTGGCCATGTTCGTTGCCCAAACGTGCTCAACTTTGGCACATGGCCTCAAGTCAGTCACACATCGGCCATCATCCGCGCTGCTGCCAGGCCCCGgtccccccaccccccggCCACCACATCGGCCTCTACCGCTTACGGTATATCGTCGTCTAATGCATCCAATGTACACACACTAAAGATAACAGTCTACATGTATCGTGCCCGCCGTCGTGACATTAACGGCAGGGTGGCCGACCGTAACCAACCGCACAActagccgccgccgccgcctagCCGCCCTTGGCCCGCAGCTTCTGTCGCAGCTGCCCGACCTCAGCTTGCAGCGagttgagctcgtcgagcatctgcatctgctgctcctgccccCGTGCGCGCTCGTGATCGGCGTCctctgtcgtcgtccgcaGCTTCCGAGAGAGGTCGTCAATCTGGTTCTGCAGTTGGGTTTGCAGGGTGCGCcgctccgtctcggcctcgtcgcttAGCGTCAGTGTGCGCGCCGACAGGTTGCTGTTGATGTCGTTGAGGCGCGAGATGGTCGCGTTGGCATTGGCCAGCTCGGtctcgaggcgctgcttTGCCGCTGTCGAGATTTCTGCAGTCGCGCGGAGttcgtcgagctcgtccctAGTGTTGTCAGCTTAGGCCCCTTCATCACAAGTCCCTTGACTCACTGCTTGGACGTGCTGGCGCGATCGCCagccgtcgtgctcgcctTGGACAatcgcgacgacagccgcgTCTTCTTGTTCAGccgctcctccagctccaTAACCTGGCGCTGGTACGTCTCCATCGAGCGGCTGCTGTCCTGGACGAGCTgggcagccttggccgcgtTGGCCTTGTGGCGCTCCTTGTCGACCTCCATGCGCGTCATGCGCTCGATCATGAGCCTGCCGTCGGCGATGAGCGTGCGCACCCGGTCTGCCAGCGCGTTGACGCCGGGGAACTCTTCGCGCGTTGCAGGCTCGGCGTATGCGCGCTGCAGGGCGGCAAAGTTGACAGTCGCGTTGGGTGACacgacgctcggcgagctgaagcccgcctgctcgcgcgaCTCGGAGCTCGGAAGAATGGTCCACACAGAAGACAGCTGCGAGTTGATTGCCGAGAGCTTGGtttcgagctcggcgatctTGGCATTTGTTGCAACagggtcggcgtcgcccgcctTCTTCCGGCCGGTAATCTCGCGGTgcgccgtctcgaggtcagcagcgaggccgtcgtTCTGCTTGTTGAGGTGCTCGATTTGCTCGTTCTGACCGCGGATCTTGCGCATAAGCTCCATCATCTCGCCCTGGACGCCTCGCTGCGACTGGGTGACGGAtctcgccgactcggcgtgctcgtcggccgcggcctgTGCTGCCTCGGCACGcgcgtgctcctcgtcggccatggcctgcgcctcgctcgccttgGTCTTCCACCCATCGCGGTCGGCTCTGAGTCTGCgcatctcgtcctcgagcccctGGCTGACCTCGAGCatctcctccttgaggcTCTGCAGCTCGGTCTCGCGGCTCTGGACGAGggtgccgacgtcggcgatggcgtcgtcgagctccttgtcgGGCACCGTGTCgcggccgagaagcgcgccgaTAGCCGTGCCGATCGcagcgaggcgctcggcagcCTGTCTGCTGGCCGTCTTGGCGAGCCCCGCGGCCTCGAGTAGACGTGTTCTCTCAGACTGCATGTTGCCCTCGTGCTTGTGAAGCTGGTCCTGCTGAGCGCGGAGGGTAGCGAGCTCGTCTTGGGTCGCACGGTGCTGCGTTTCCGCCTCACCCAGCTGAGCCTGAAGCAGCCCAGTCTGCGActcgaccgcctcgtgtCTGTCCACAAGCTCCTGGTGCTCAGCCTGTAACTGGCGGTGCTGGGCCtggaggtcgccgaggtccaGCTGCGCCTGGCTGCTCTGCGACGTGATGAGCACGTACTTGTCGTTGAGGCCCTGGTGcgtctcctcgagctcgcagTGTCGTGTCCGCGTGTCAtcgtgggcggcgcgaatgtcggcaaggtcgacctgaagcgcgtcgtgcgccgtCCGCAGCTGGCCGTGCTGGCCGGATAACTGCTCGTGCTGCGCTGCCAACTCGTCGTGAACAGTCTGGAGAGCGCCGAACTGtccctcgagcgcgcggtgcTGCTCCGTAAGCTGTGTACGTTCTTTAACCCAGGCAGAGCGCTCCGACGTGATCGAGTCCTGCGCGTGTCCAAtgccgctgcgctcgacaGCCCACTGCTCCTTGGCCGAGACGAACgcggcccgctcgcgctgccaGCTCTGCCGGTCGCTCTGGAccttggccagctcgtcctGGTGTGCCTTGGACTCTTCttccagcgcgcgctcgcgtcgtccaAACTCGACAATCATCTCTTCGAGTTCGGCAATCCGGCCATTCTGCCTCGCGCCTTCGGTTTCGAGGTCGCGCACCCGCCCAAtcgcgcggtcgcgctcctgctccaGAGCTTCCACTTGCGTGTCCGTCTCCTGTTGTCGTGATCGCGAGGTTTCAAGCTCGCGACTCCGCCCAgactcgaggtcgcgcaccCGCGCAAAGTGCTGGTCGCGCTGCGCCTTGAGCTCCGAGACGTGGTCGTCATGCGCGTCGCGGTCCGTTTCCAGCGCCGTAACGCGCTTGGCGTACCccatctcgcgctcgtgggccgactcggcggcctgcaccagcgcctgctgccgtgacgacgactcggcagccgcgcgctccaACCGGCGCACCTCCCACGCCATGACGCCCGCCCAGTGTTCGTTCAGCCGCCTTCGTAGCGCTGCCTCGCGGTCGCGAAGGACTAATACCTCCTAGAACGTCAGCGCAGGCCTGGCCCCCACACACTCACCTTCTCCgcagcctcgacgcgcttctCAGACTGCTCCAGGCTCTCCATCGTCTGGCGGGATATCCTGCATCGTCGTCAGCACGCTCGCTCCACATGCCGCCCTTCCACTCACCGCTTGTTCGTCTGGTTGAGCTTTtgcagcgtgcgcgccgcggtcaAAATCTTGACCTCGCGCTGGTGTCGCGtctggagcgcgtcgaggcgggtCGCAAGCAGCGAGAGCTCCTTCTTCcagccctcgacctcctcccagGCGCCGATCGACATGCTCTCGCAGTCGACGGTCGCCTGggacgcgagcagcgccaTGAGcatctcgtcgctgccgtacGTCGGGGATGTGAGCTCTGTCGCGGCGGATATGTtcgtcagcgccgtcgccgccgtgctcgtgctgctgctgagcgcgccgccgccgccgccgccagagccagagcccCCGACGTGCGGTAACCGCTCGGCACTGAACGATGGGGACAAGGGGCTGGTGAAACTCGTATCTGTGCTGTCCAGGGCCCGGCTGAATGGCGGCGGAGATGGCGCGTGGATCGCGCTCGGGCCatggtcgtcgagctcggcggtgcgctGCCGCAGcgtgcgcttgcgctccggCAGGCGCGTGTACGTGTCTGagcggcggagcgcgcgggggtcgggctcgggcgccccgagctggtcgtcgcggtcggcgccgtcgtcgtcgtcgtcgccgagctgcgcgtaCCCGTGATCGCCGTTGCCTGGCGACATCTCGTCTTCGCTCGTGTCGGGGAACCTgttgctgcggctgccgttgccgtagcgctgcgcgctcgacgaggcggcatGCGACggctcatcctcgtcgctcgagtgcgcgccgccgaaccGCACGGCATTGTtcaggcgcgaggcgagtCCGTGGTCGGATGTCGAGGGCGATGTCGCCGCAGCTGGCTGCTGTTGAGGTTGTCGATTATTACGAAAGAAGGCGGCCTTTGTCATTTTGAGCGGTGGCGCCGATGGACCTGCGCCTCCGTTCATGACTGCCGCAGACATGA contains:
- the PGUG_02777 gene encoding Extracellular exo-inulinase; this encodes MILRSCLLGGTLLLSARLASGADSVPALVPTPTSGAAPPAGLTPFATSTHQYAQGIPTGQAIRGDYGGELRPRVHYSPPVGYLSDPNGLFKDDNGTWHVYYQYNPSAPLPGLGNWGHATSPDLYAWTNAPIALHPPASDTGIGNGSVVLDANNTSGLGSVVAFYTLNSTVALAGSTDGGYTFTPAGTVNVRGRDPRVTRVGSDWVLAVARDSRVAFYTSGDLKSWSYASDFAGSGRLAAPSLAKVGDSYLLIVTTTDAPLGGETQVYYVGEFAGGAFTPSAGPTPVEWGKDASGGIVDPSGGVAISWANNVQYAARVPTAGESWRGALTLPRAVSLVKGASGTTTLSLAPYGLDAARGDQLASAHGDGQWKWDAGLNASATGTVLLEINVTAGATLNYTFSGGGSVSGGVSASELWIDRGTANGFNSTSFTPRLATPWTQRNATLLVVLDRSVLEVFVDGTAATAVFYPSSPLTHLELAANGAVSAALWDLHGGFEGDGTGGAVRRRWRKRGTRGPGGGVAGG